In one window of Macadamia integrifolia cultivar HAES 741 chromosome 2, SCU_Mint_v3, whole genome shotgun sequence DNA:
- the LOC122072013 gene encoding auxin-responsive protein SAUR78-like — protein MAKGGKLTKLKSVLKKWHSMNKFGRSNSSSIAAANPSDDEDSVAVSGGNVPVGFHPVYVGKSRRRYLIRSDIIDHPLFRELMEKSEESDSITVGCEVVLFEHMLWMLENAEPQPASLDELIEFYAC, from the coding sequence ATGGCGAAAGGAGGTAAGCTAACGAAGCTGAAGTCGGTGTTAAAGAAATGGCATTCAATGAACAAGTTCGGGCGTAGCAACAGCAGCTCTATCGCCGCCGCTAACCCTTCCGACGATGAAGACTCCGTCGCCGTCTCCGGAGGAAATGTTCCGGTAGGATTTCACCCAGTGTACGTCGGAAAGTCTCGCCGGCGGTACCTTATCAGGTCCGATATCATTGACCACCCTCTATTCCGTGAGCTTATGGAGAAATCGGAAGAGTCGGATTCAATAACCGTCGGGTGCGAAGTGGTATTGTTCGAACACATGCTTTGGATGCTGGAGAATGCAGAGCCACAACCAGCGTCTTTAGATGAGCTCATCGAGTTCTACGCTTGTTGA
- the LOC122058099 gene encoding uncharacterized protein LOC122058099, producing MDEDEGPKANGVRQIARLKEIIQKWQSMTLSPRVNSPTSGNNGHVGISPAINRRLKNAYVLCDSDEENWNSPEPPPDVPKGYLAVYVGPELRRFIIPTTYLSLPMFKLLLEKAEEEFGFDHKGGLTIPCEIETFKFLLKFMENNHKDQPDHSDDNAAEGNPSSTEE from the exons ATGGATGAAGATGAGGGTCCAAAGGCGAATGGAGTCCGGCAAATAGCTCGGTTGAAGGAAATTATCCAAAAGTGGCAGTCCATGACTTTAAGTCctagggtgaatagcccaacCTCGGGCAATAATGGTCATGTGGGAATTTCACCAGCAATAAACAGGAGGCTCAAGAACGCCTATGTTTTGTGTGATTCAGATGAGGAGAACTGGAATAGCCCAGAACCACCACCTGATGTTCCCAAAGGGTATTTGGCTGTCTATGTTGGACCAGAGCTCCGAAGGTTCATTATTCCCACTACTTATCTCAGCCTCCCAATGTTCAAGTTGTTATTAGAGAAAGCTGAGGAGGAATTTGGATTTGATCACAAAGGTGGCCTCACCATTCCTTGTGAGATCGAGACCTTTAAGTTCCTCCTGAAGTTCATGGAAAACAACCATAAGGATCAACCGGATCATTCTGATGACAATGCTGCTG AAGGAAACCCATCAAGCACAGAGGAAtaa
- the LOC122072194 gene encoding anther-specific protein LAT52-like — MAKVSQALLIAAVCFFGLLGFAYCHEDFEVVGKVYCDTCRALFETEASIFMKGAPVKLECRNRDTGNITYTVEGVCDESGSYRLIGKGEHAEDICEVTALNSTVPDCDERAPGRDHARIVLTDNNGIVSNTRYANSLGFLKKEPLEICPEVLQKAGLIPSITIGQ; from the coding sequence atgGCAAAGGTTTCTCAGGCTCTCCTCATTGCTGCCGTCTGCTTCTTTGGCCTTCTTGGCTTCGCTTACTGCCATGAAGACTTCGAAGTTGTGGGGAAGGTGTACTGTGACACCTGCCGTGCCTTGTTCGAAACCGAGGCGAGCATATTCATGAAAGGTGCACCCGTAAAACTCGAATGCCGGAACCGTGACACCGGCAACATCACCTACACCGTAGAAGGAGTCTGTGATGAGAGCGGGTCGTACCGGCTCATAGGGAAAGGCGAGCATGCAGAGGATATCTGTGAGGTGACAGCCCTGAATAGCACTGTCCCTGACTGTGATGAACGTGCTCCTGGCCGTGACCATGCTCGTATTGTCCTCACAGACAACAATGGTATTGTCTCCAACACACGCTACGCCAATTCTTTGGGATTCTTGAAGAAGGAACCTCTTGAAATCTGCCCCGAAGTTCTCCAGAAGGCCGGTCTCATCCCCAGCATCACCATCGGCCAATGA